One segment of Actinomyces sp. 432 DNA contains the following:
- a CDS encoding DEAD/DEAH box helicase produces the protein MSTQPHSPARNLTDLLEGIGARDSRLIHLQRTPARPGRHGEWPAWADPDLLAAYARLGVDRPWTHQVAAADSVHGGHHTVLATGTGSGKSLAAWLPALSEVLAAQRADTDSHISAYGRRPTALYLSPTKALAADQAAALGHLITELESVQREAGVPGGSLRTVHAATCDGDTPLPERDWARAHADVVLTNPDFLHFSLLPGHERWNRLLRSLRYVVVDECHAYRGILGAHVALVLRRLLRLVRRLRPHGPEPVVLCASATAAEPAVTAARLIGAEPEAITAITDDAAPTGEHTLALWQPALLDPWAAWENSVAALAQASDFPAADPRLNHPGDVTASSVEDDPSSAQTPTSQADSPHPPAPSPASRPATPVGPDTADPTEDPAARRSAVVEAAELLVDLLSVGARALVFVRSRRSAEIVAERARHTLGLSQPELAGTVAAYRGGYLPEERRALEQDLRHGRLRALATTNALELGIDVTGLDAVIIAGWPGTRVSLWQQAGRAGRAGSRGVAVLIASDNPLDAYLVHHPEDVFAAPEATVFDPANPYVLAPHLCAAASESPLRTDDLPLFGLPDESLLTELAARGALRRRPAGWFWNTSLPGRAQDLTSLRGDGPADVPVVEEATGAVVGTVSGASADSTVHPGAVYIHQGRTYLVEELTEEAAVVTRRTAVGYRTRAREQSSVRIVAERERQEWADGVVWAFGSVEVTSQVVGYNKLALPGMEVVSQHPLSMPEHVLPTASAWWTVPVELTARAGLKADELPGALHAAEHAMIGMLPLLATCDRWDIGGLSTALHPQTLAPTVFVHDAHAGGAGFAERGFRAGRAWLEATLAVVSECACTAGCPSCVQSPKCGNNNEPLDKAGAIALLHLLLDAIPDDVAAA, from the coding sequence ATGAGCACCCAGCCGCACTCGCCCGCGCGCAACCTCACCGACCTGCTCGAAGGCATCGGCGCGCGCGACAGCCGGCTGATCCACCTGCAGCGCACCCCGGCCCGCCCCGGCCGCCACGGCGAGTGGCCCGCCTGGGCGGACCCCGACCTGCTCGCCGCCTACGCCCGCCTGGGCGTGGACCGCCCCTGGACGCATCAGGTTGCCGCCGCCGACTCCGTTCACGGCGGCCACCACACCGTGCTCGCCACCGGCACCGGCTCGGGCAAGTCCCTGGCCGCCTGGCTGCCCGCACTCTCGGAGGTCCTGGCCGCCCAGCGCGCAGACACCGATAGCCACATTTCCGCCTACGGGCGCCGCCCCACCGCCCTGTACCTGTCCCCCACCAAAGCACTCGCTGCCGACCAGGCCGCCGCCCTGGGCCACCTGATCACCGAGTTGGAGTCGGTTCAGCGCGAGGCGGGCGTGCCGGGCGGCTCACTGCGCACGGTGCACGCCGCCACCTGCGACGGCGACACGCCGCTGCCCGAGCGCGACTGGGCCCGCGCCCACGCCGACGTCGTCCTCACCAACCCCGACTTCCTGCACTTCTCGCTCCTGCCCGGCCACGAGCGCTGGAACCGCCTGCTGCGCTCGCTGCGCTACGTGGTGGTCGACGAGTGCCACGCCTACCGCGGCATTCTCGGCGCCCACGTGGCCCTGGTACTGCGTCGGCTGCTGCGGCTGGTGCGCCGCCTGCGCCCGCACGGCCCCGAGCCCGTGGTGCTGTGCGCGTCGGCGACGGCGGCCGAGCCGGCAGTCACGGCGGCCCGCCTGATCGGGGCGGAGCCCGAGGCCATCACCGCCATCACCGACGACGCCGCCCCCACCGGTGAGCACACCCTCGCCCTGTGGCAGCCGGCCCTATTGGATCCCTGGGCGGCCTGGGAGAACTCGGTGGCGGCCCTGGCGCAGGCGAGTGACTTCCCCGCCGCCGACCCTCGCCTGAACCACCCGGGCGATGTGACCGCATCTTCGGTGGAAGACGACCCCTCCTCGGCGCAGACGCCGACCAGCCAGGCAGACTCGCCGCACCCACCGGCGCCATCCCCCGCCTCCCGGCCCGCCACGCCCGTCGGCCCGGACACGGCCGACCCGACGGAGGACCCGGCCGCCCGCCGCAGCGCCGTCGTAGAGGCGGCCGAGCTGCTGGTGGACCTGCTCAGCGTGGGCGCCCGGGCGCTGGTGTTCGTCCGCTCGCGCCGCAGCGCGGAGATCGTGGCCGAGCGCGCTCGGCACACGCTCGGCCTGTCCCAGCCGGAGCTGGCGGGCACGGTCGCCGCCTACCGGGGCGGCTACCTGCCCGAGGAGCGGCGCGCCCTGGAGCAGGACCTGCGCCACGGCCGCCTGCGGGCCCTGGCCACCACCAATGCCCTCGAGCTGGGCATCGACGTCACCGGCCTGGACGCCGTGATCATCGCCGGCTGGCCGGGAACCCGGGTGAGCCTGTGGCAGCAGGCGGGCCGGGCCGGGCGGGCCGGCAGCCGCGGGGTGGCGGTGCTGATCGCCTCCGACAATCCGCTGGACGCCTACCTGGTCCACCACCCGGAGGACGTGTTCGCCGCCCCGGAGGCCACTGTCTTCGACCCCGCCAACCCCTACGTGCTGGCCCCGCACCTGTGCGCGGCGGCCTCGGAGTCGCCGCTGCGCACCGACGACCTGCCCCTGTTCGGCCTGCCCGACGAGTCCCTACTGACGGAGCTCGCCGCCCGCGGGGCGCTGCGACGCCGCCCAGCCGGCTGGTTCTGGAACACGAGCCTGCCGGGCCGGGCACAGGACCTGACCTCCTTGCGCGGGGACGGTCCGGCGGACGTGCCCGTGGTGGAGGAGGCGACCGGCGCCGTCGTCGGCACCGTGTCCGGGGCGTCCGCGGACTCCACCGTCCACCCCGGGGCGGTCTACATCCACCAGGGCCGCACCTACCTGGTGGAGGAGCTGACCGAGGAGGCGGCCGTCGTCACCCGCCGGACGGCGGTCGGCTACCGCACCCGGGCGCGCGAGCAGAGCTCGGTGCGCATCGTCGCCGAGCGGGAGCGGCAGGAGTGGGCCGACGGCGTGGTGTGGGCCTTCGGCTCGGTGGAGGTCACCAGCCAGGTGGTCGGTTACAACAAGCTCGCGCTGCCGGGTATGGAGGTGGTCTCTCAGCATCCGCTGTCCATGCCCGAGCATGTGCTGCCGACGGCGTCGGCGTGGTGGACGGTACCGGTGGAGCTCACCGCCCGCGCGGGCTTGAAGGCGGATGAGCTGCCGGGCGCCCTGCACGCCGCCGAGCACGCCATGATCGGCATGCTGCCACTGCTGGCCACCTGCGACCGCTGGGACATTGGCGGACTGTCGACGGCGCTGCACCCGCAGACGCTCGCGCCCACGGTGTTCGTGCACGACGCCCATGCCGGTGGTGCCGGCTTCGCCGAACGGGGTTTCAGGGCGGGGCGCGCCTGGCTGGAGGCGACGCTTGCGGTGGTTTCCGAGTGCGCGTGCACCGCCGGCTGCCCCAGCTGTGTGCAGTCGCCCAAGTGCGGCAACAACAACGAGCCGCTGGACAAGGCCGGCGCAATCGCGCTGCTGCACCTGCTGCTGGATGCCATCCCCGACGACGTCGCGGCCGCGTAA
- a CDS encoding FitA-like ribbon-helix-helix domain-containing protein, which yields MADVLVRNLPDGTHRALKALAKSHGRSMEAEIRQILGRAVAANDRPGLGSLLTSIREEVGPVELDMDRDDAPYVPVNLS from the coding sequence ATGGCAGATGTTCTGGTTCGGAACCTGCCCGATGGGACCCACCGGGCATTGAAGGCGCTGGCGAAGTCGCATGGTCGCAGCATGGAGGCCGAGATACGGCAGATCCTGGGACGGGCTGTTGCCGCGAATGACCGGCCCGGCCTTGGTTCGCTGCTGACTTCGATACGCGAAGAGGTCGGGCCTGTGGAACTCGACATGGATCGTGACGACGCTCCCTATGTCCCGGTGAACCTGTCGTGA
- a CDS encoding PIN domain-containing protein, with product MIILDTNVISEPLRSAPEPAVVEWLDRQPQESLFVTALTLAELRRGVLALSEGRRRDTLQYRLEETLLPFFSDRVLPFDDAAASAWAQLQARAAAKGRPCR from the coding sequence GTGATCATTCTCGATACGAATGTCATCTCCGAGCCGTTGCGTAGTGCACCGGAGCCGGCGGTTGTTGAATGGCTCGATCGGCAGCCTCAGGAGTCGCTGTTCGTGACCGCCCTGACGCTTGCCGAGTTGCGGCGGGGTGTCTTGGCCCTGTCGGAAGGGCGACGACGAGACACGCTCCAGTACCGATTGGAGGAGACGCTGCTGCCGTTCTTCAGTGACAGGGTCCTTCCGTTCGATGATGCTGCCGCAAGCGCGTGGGCGCAGTTGCAGGCGCGGGCAGCCGCCAAAGGGCGCCCCTGCCGGTGA
- a CDS encoding prepilin peptidase yields the protein MVNAAAVLPVVAACLTAVASVGVAAWPASGFARAYVDGLERAVENQDEEGSADAATATVRIRFRRLLDPLPQGALATILCTVTLVWGLGHGAVVDTALTIPVVALLGVAGSVDAVCHRLPDRLLGLAALWLLASMPALALGSAALGAPAAEGWQARRAVLCALVVGAVALVVWLIRASRLGLGDVKLCALLGLWLGYTGVQHVVNGLMLSFVLAGLSAIGLVITGRTGLKDTIAFGPYLAAGGWLAWLLAVA from the coding sequence ATGGTGAATGCTGCTGCCGTATTGCCAGTGGTTGCGGCCTGCCTGACCGCCGTGGCCTCCGTCGGTGTAGCCGCCTGGCCCGCCTCCGGTTTTGCGCGGGCCTACGTGGACGGCCTGGAGCGGGCCGTGGAGAACCAGGACGAGGAGGGCTCCGCAGACGCCGCCACCGCCACTGTGCGCATACGCTTCCGGCGACTGCTTGACCCACTCCCACAGGGTGCGCTCGCAACGATCCTGTGCACGGTGACCCTGGTTTGGGGACTTGGCCACGGGGCGGTGGTCGATACGGCCCTCACCATCCCGGTGGTGGCCCTGCTCGGCGTGGCCGGCAGTGTCGACGCCGTCTGCCACCGGCTGCCCGACCGGCTGCTGGGCCTGGCAGCGCTGTGGCTCCTGGCGAGCATGCCTGCGCTCGCGCTCGGCAGTGCGGCCCTGGGTGCACCCGCAGCGGAAGGCTGGCAGGCGCGCCGTGCAGTACTGTGCGCGCTTGTAGTGGGAGCCGTGGCCCTGGTCGTGTGGCTCATCCGCGCATCCCGTTTAGGGCTCGGGGATGTCAAACTATGCGCCCTGCTGGGCCTGTGGCTGGGTTACACCGGCGTGCAGCACGTGGTCAATGGCTTAATGCTGAGCTTCGTACTCGCCGGACTGTCGGCCATTGGGCTTGTGATCACAGGCCGAACCGGGTTGAAAGACACCATCGCCTTCGGGCCCTACCTGGCCGCGGGCGGCTGGCTCGCCTGGCTGCTGGCTGTGGCCTGA
- a CDS encoding alpha/beta fold hydrolase: protein MPHIVTQDGTRLYYEDLPAKESGAAEETLLVIHGLGSSHYDLAEFIDDLNQDYRVVFYDQRGHADSDRARMHLNVRTLGQDLNDVVEQLGLDGVTAVGHSMGAAAIFSYVGQYGTGRLRRIVAADMSPYLRNDGWKGGIGRGEWTDEDFHRDLDRLFDDGGYGSWYIAKTLMNPKLQDLPADQEEEAIEAMRESVDPLSFAALWYSLFRTDQRPVMDRIDVPFLYLMPEIPLYSTVNTNYIRAHVTGGFTLADDFPDTTHLMLSEAPHEAAARVRAFVVGD, encoded by the coding sequence GTGCCACACATCGTCACGCAAGACGGAACCCGGCTCTACTACGAGGACTTGCCCGCCAAGGAATCGGGCGCGGCGGAGGAGACGCTCCTGGTGATCCACGGCCTGGGCTCCTCTCACTACGACCTGGCGGAGTTCATCGACGACCTGAATCAGGACTACCGGGTGGTCTTCTACGACCAGCGCGGGCACGCCGATTCCGACCGCGCCCGCATGCACCTGAACGTGCGCACCCTCGGGCAGGACCTGAACGACGTCGTCGAGCAGCTCGGCTTGGACGGCGTCACGGCCGTCGGCCACTCCATGGGGGCTGCCGCCATCTTCAGCTACGTGGGCCAGTATGGAACCGGACGCCTGCGGCGCATCGTCGCGGCGGACATGTCGCCGTACCTGCGCAACGACGGCTGGAAGGGCGGCATCGGCAGAGGCGAGTGGACCGATGAGGACTTCCACCGCGATCTGGACCGTCTGTTCGACGACGGCGGCTACGGTTCTTGGTACATCGCCAAGACCCTCATGAACCCGAAGCTGCAGGACCTGCCGGCCGACCAGGAGGAAGAGGCCATTGAGGCGATGCGTGAGTCGGTCGACCCGCTGTCCTTCGCTGCTCTGTGGTACTCGCTGTTCCGCACCGACCAGCGCCCGGTGATGGACCGGATCGACGTGCCCTTCCTGTACCTGATGCCCGAGATCCCGCTGTATTCGACGGTGAACACCAATTACATACGCGCGCACGTCACCGGCGGCTTCACCCTGGCCGACGACTTCCCCGACACCACGCACCTGATGCTGTCGGAGGCGCCTCACGAGGCTGCCGCCCGCGTGCGGGCCTTCGTGGTGGGCGACTAG